One genomic region from Thermocrinis sp. encodes:
- a CDS encoding heavy metal translocating P-type ATPase: MPIPYKIKRLRPGRLKINSDLFRLLHHPQESLQAFFGRFGGVRYAKYVKESGNLVIDYDPDQFDLIGFLSYLHTSTPEIFLEDLEREKKLVQPTRKSTASWFKVNSLAMLLYLTPLPRALLSAITLMCSLPVFKKGLRSLFEKRLDVHVLDSSAIVLTTLSGNPFSAHLMSWLLSLGDYIEEKIEKKAYESIESLVSYKKDKAWLVEGEKIKKVDAKELKVGDVIVVYAGEKITADGVVLEGEALVNQASLTGESNPVLKSSKDKVYAGTFVEEGKLYIQVSAVGEETVIASIVKLIEKNIKEPLSLQKKAEVAANRFVLPTVGLGVGSYALTQDLNRIASTLIIDYHTGIHLATPVAVLSSISYLASKGIIVKSGSKLELLAKADTFVMDKTGTLTVGHPEIIDILGFDVPEEEVLLYAASLEQRITHPVARAIVKLAKDRNIEPLPRRDSSYHIGLGIEGYLNGDKFLLGSTKFMQKKKIKIGEEVKHMVDKFHSEGKSVLYLVRNKRIIGLITFADPLREEAKDVISALTEMGKKVILCTGDNEGVASYIAKRLNIGEYYGRAFPEEKAKIVESLKKEGRTVAFVGDGVNDSPAITAAHVGISLRSGTDIAIELADIVIGDSLWHLLDAVEVSQKTIRKLSKIYTINSALNTVGLVGSVAGLFGPSISTLINNGSTVVLGMYALKKP; the protein is encoded by the coding sequence ATGCCCATACCATACAAAATAAAGAGACTAAGACCAGGAAGGCTAAAGATAAACTCTGACCTTTTTAGACTGCTTCATCACCCCCAGGAAAGCCTGCAGGCTTTCTTTGGAAGGTTCGGCGGAGTGAGGTATGCAAAATACGTCAAAGAATCTGGTAATCTGGTAATAGATTATGACCCTGACCAGTTTGACCTCATAGGCTTTTTAAGCTACTTACATACTTCTACCCCCGAAATTTTTTTAGAAGATTTAGAGAGAGAAAAGAAATTAGTGCAACCTACAAGAAAGAGCACCGCCAGTTGGTTTAAGGTCAACTCCCTTGCTATGCTTTTGTATTTAACTCCACTACCGAGAGCTTTGCTAAGCGCGATTACGTTGATGTGTTCTTTGCCAGTTTTTAAAAAAGGGCTAAGGTCTCTGTTTGAAAAGAGATTAGACGTCCATGTGCTTGATTCCTCCGCCATAGTTTTAACCACTCTTTCTGGCAACCCCTTTTCAGCACATCTTATGTCATGGCTACTCTCCCTGGGGGACTATATAGAAGAAAAGATAGAAAAAAAGGCTTACGAAAGTATAGAATCCTTAGTTAGCTACAAAAAAGACAAAGCTTGGTTGGTTGAAGGTGAAAAGATAAAAAAGGTTGATGCAAAAGAACTGAAGGTGGGAGACGTTATAGTTGTCTATGCGGGAGAGAAAATAACGGCGGATGGAGTTGTCCTTGAGGGAGAGGCTTTGGTAAATCAGGCATCTTTGACGGGTGAATCTAACCCTGTGCTAAAGAGCTCTAAGGATAAGGTTTATGCAGGCACCTTTGTGGAAGAGGGCAAGCTATACATACAGGTCTCTGCAGTGGGAGAAGAGACCGTAATCGCTAGTATCGTGAAACTTATAGAGAAGAACATAAAAGAGCCCCTTAGCTTACAGAAAAAGGCTGAAGTTGCGGCCAACAGGTTTGTTCTTCCAACGGTGGGTTTAGGGGTGGGTTCTTACGCCCTTACTCAAGACCTAAACAGGATCGCATCCACGCTGATAATAGACTACCATACAGGTATTCATTTAGCCACTCCGGTAGCAGTTTTGAGCAGTATTTCCTACTTAGCCAGTAAGGGTATAATCGTAAAAAGTGGAAGTAAGTTGGAGCTTTTGGCAAAGGCGGACACCTTTGTGATGGATAAAACAGGCACGCTAACGGTGGGGCATCCTGAAATAATAGACATTTTGGGCTTTGACGTGCCGGAAGAAGAAGTTCTTCTTTATGCCGCTTCTTTGGAGCAGAGGATTACGCACCCTGTAGCGAGGGCTATAGTAAAGTTGGCAAAAGACAGAAATATTGAGCCTCTGCCAAGAAGAGATTCATCCTATCACATAGGATTGGGGATTGAAGGTTATCTTAACGGTGATAAGTTCCTTCTCGGAAGCACAAAGTTTATGCAAAAAAAGAAAATAAAAATAGGTGAAGAAGTAAAACATATGGTAGATAAATTCCATTCGGAAGGAAAGAGCGTGCTTTATCTGGTTAGAAACAAAAGGATAATAGGGCTAATTACCTTTGCAGACCCACTCAGAGAAGAGGCTAAGGATGTAATAAGCGCTCTCACGGAGATGGGTAAAAAGGTTATACTCTGCACTGGAGACAACGAGGGAGTGGCAAGCTACATAGCCAAAAGGTTGAACATCGGCGAGTATTACGGAAGAGCATTTCCAGAGGAAAAGGCAAAAATAGTAGAAAGTCTGAAAAAGGAGGGAAGAACTGTGGCCTTTGTGGGGGATGGAGTCAACGATTCTCCAGCTATAACCGCAGCACACGTGGGCATATCTTTGAGAAGTGGGACAGACATAGCCATAGAGCTTGCGGATATAGTTATAGGAGACAGTCTTTGGCACCTGCTGGATGCGGTGGAAGTGTCCCAAAAGACCATCAGAAAACTTTCAAAGATATACACTATAAACTCTGCTTTAAATACGGTGGGGCTGGTTGGTTCTGTTGCGGGTCTTTTTGGTCCAAGTATTTCTACTCTTATAAACAACGGCTCCACCGTGGTTTTAGGCATGTATGCGCTAAAAAAACCTTAA
- a CDS encoding F0F1 ATP synthase subunit gamma produces the protein MPKLSPRDIKRKIQGIKNTRRITNAMKVVSAAKLRKAQEAIYASRPYSERLYEVLSNLASRVDMNTHPLLEVREEQRVDIILVTADRGLAGAFNSNAIKKAEELIQEKISKNIDVSLILVGRKGAQYFSKRNYKVLKAYEEVFRKEINFEVVKEVGALVRDRYQRKETDRIYLINNEMLTRVNYKPIVRQFLPFERPEQKDQNYSIYEFEVEAETFINRLIDLYLNYQLYRAMLESNAAEHFARMVAMDNATRNADDLVKTWTLIFNKARQESITYELVDIVNAVEAMK, from the coding sequence ATGCCCAAACTGTCTCCAAGAGATATAAAGAGGAAGATCCAAGGTATTAAGAACACCAGAAGAATAACCAACGCTATGAAGGTTGTCTCCGCCGCCAAGCTTAGAAAAGCTCAAGAGGCTATCTACGCCTCAAGGCCATACTCTGAGAGGTTGTATGAAGTGCTTTCTAACCTTGCGTCCCGTGTAGATATGAATACTCATCCTCTCTTGGAGGTTAGAGAGGAGCAAAGGGTGGATATAATACTCGTTACTGCAGATAGAGGATTGGCAGGTGCTTTTAATTCCAACGCTATAAAAAAGGCGGAGGAGCTCATTCAAGAAAAAATCAGCAAAAACATAGATGTTAGCTTAATACTGGTAGGTCGTAAAGGCGCTCAATATTTCTCAAAAAGAAACTACAAAGTGTTAAAGGCTTACGAGGAGGTGTTCAGAAAGGAAATAAACTTTGAAGTGGTAAAAGAGGTTGGAGCACTCGTAAGAGATAGATATCAACGTAAAGAGACGGATAGAATCTATTTAATAAACAATGAAATGCTTACCAGAGTTAATTATAAACCAATTGTTAGGCAGTTTTTACCTTTTGAAAGGCCTGAGCAAAAAGATCAAAACTATAGTATTTACGAGTTTGAGGTAGAAGCAGAAACGTTCATAAACAGACTTATTGATCTGTATTTGAATTACCAACTTTACAGGGCAATGCTTGAATCTAATGCTGCAGAACACTTTGCCCGTATGGTTGCTATGGACAATGCTACACGCAACGCAGATGATCTTGTAAAAACTTGGACGCTTATATTCAACAAGGCAAGGCAGGAATCCATCACTTATGAGCTTGTGGATATAGTAAACGCTGTGGAAGCTATGAAGTGA
- a CDS encoding phosphate-starvation-inducible PsiE family protein — protein sequence MRSGLILYAISELLSKEIKHIKGSPLSLKVFVGVALAAVIRKVLVTSLSPEKVQELINLSFVILSLGIVFG from the coding sequence ATGAGATCTGGCTTAATTCTCTATGCAATATCGGAACTTTTAAGTAAAGAGATTAAACATATAAAAGGTTCACCTCTCAGTTTAAAGGTTTTTGTAGGAGTGGCTCTTGCAGCCGTCATAAGAAAGGTGCTGGTAACCTCTTTATCCCCAGAAAAAGTCCAGGAGCTCATAAATTTATCCTTTGTAATCCTATCCTTAGGTATAGTTTTTGGCTAA